GGGTCCGAACACGTCCCCTTCGGGCCAGACGTctctggggagagggggacAGGCTGGCACTGTGTTCCCATGCCCCTGCGTGGGTGCAGGATGGGAGCTGTGGTGCTGGTACCTAGCAGAGcgcagcagctgcagggcctGGGGCGCCTGGGCATCCCGCAGGCACCCCTGGATCCGCAGCAGAGCCTCGGCACGCTGCTCCTCCACCGGCGTCTCTGAGGCGGCGTCGAAGGGCACCACGTCCTCGGGGAGGGGCAGCTCACCCTGGGGCAGGACACTGTCACCCTGCGCCCCACCAGGACACCCGGTGCCCTCCGTGGGGCCGGATCCTTCCCCCTACCTGCAGGCAGGCCTGGAGCTGCGGGGCCAATCCTGCCCACAGCTCCTCCAGCGCCGTGGCGCTGGGCGGTGGCGGGGCGAGGGCTGCAGGTGCCCGCGGCTTCTTCCTCCTCCGCACGCGTTtgctctggggggggggggcgaggatGGGGTCAGCAGGGGCCGCCCGAcctcccagggaccccccccggcAGGGGAGCCGCATCCCACCTGCACCACGAGGCCGGCACGGCTGCGGCAGAAGCGCTCCAGCATGCGGAGGAAGAGATGGGCCGTCTCCACCAGGTCCCGCAAGAAGCTGCGCGGCTGCTTGGTCTCGTCAAACTTGCGGAAGAGGGCGAGGAAGAGCTCCCGGTACTCCATCAGGTAGAAGATGTtgcctggggaggagagggtcagctgttggggggggggggtctagGGTCAGACCCCCCCAGGGACAGAGGGTGGGACAGACGGACTCACTCTTGATGACCTGGCTGCTGTCCCGCACCGCCTGCTCGGGGGACCGGTCCATCTCCTGCACCGTCCGCAGCAGCTCCTGGTACGCCTTCAGGGCCAGGTGCATCCTGGGGACCGGCAGCGTCAGGGCAGGTCCCGCACCGGGGGGGTCCcaggcaccggggggggggcaTGGTGTGGTGTGTGTCCCAGTCCCCACCTGCGTGCCCAGGTCGCTGCCTCCTTCTTGTCCATCAGCGCCATTTCGTAGTAGTTGGTGAGGTTCTGCTCGATGAAGTGGAAGGCGCGGACGCCCACCGTCTCCGACACCAGCTCGGGACGGAAGCCCCGGCAGCGGTTGAAGGCCATGAAGAAGGCGGTGGCCCACAGGTAGTAGGTCTCGTCGTGCTGCTGAGCCTTCTCCCGCACCAGCTGGTCctgggggtggcggggggggggctcagtGGGGGTCCGGCAGCCTGGAGAGGGGATCACaacccccccccggcccctcaccTTGACCAGCAGCATCAGGCGGTTGTAGCAGCCCTCCAGGAAGTCCTGGCAGAAGCGGCGCAGGAAGAGCCGGACATTGCGGGCGGAGCGGCGGGGGGGCTCGGCCTCGGGGGCAGCCTGGCGCCGCCGCGGCACCCGCCGCATCTCCTTGCCCAGGTCATGGCTGTAGCTCTTCAGCTGCAGGGAACAAGCACGGAGCAGCTAGACTTGTGCCCCCGTGTcatccctgtgcccccccatccccatccccgcGCTTACGTTGTGCAGCCCCTTGTGAAAGACGACGTCCCGGTCCCCGATCGCCTTCAGGCCCTGCAGGACGTAGGAGCCGCCGAAGCGGGagtgcctggggcagggggacacGGGTGAGTGGTGCCGGCCCTGCCACGGGGGTCCCGGCCCCGCCATGGGGGTCCCCCCGCTCCTCACCTGGACGGGCGCTGCAGCGCTCGGGCCCTTCTCTCCGCCAGCTCCCGCTGCCGCAGGGTCTCCAGCTCCCGCGTGTCCTCCCCATGCTCAGCAGccacctgcccctgccccagcgccGCCAGCTCCTCCGGGCTCTACGGGCAGTGCTgtcagcactgcaggggggggtCCCGGGATGGGGGTCCTGgccccaccgccccccgccCCAACTCACCTGGTCGCGGAACATGAGGGAGATGATCTCCAGGACGTGCAGGGCCCATTGCTGCTCCGCCTGGGCGCTGGCCAGGAACTTGAGCAGGTCATCCATGCCGCTGATGTGCAGCGCCCACAGCACCCGGTCATGCACGCTGGCATCACCGTCCACACCCTGAGGGGGACGGTGGGCGAGGGGCTCAGTAGGCAGagcgggggggtccccggggagcCACCACAGCCCCAGACCCGCCAGGTACCCAGGGAAGGGCCCCGTCCCAGTACCTGGTCCTCTGCGGGGTCGGGGGGGACGTGTAGCACATTGCGCACCAGCAGCAAGATCCTCTCGATCAGCAGCGTGTCCTCCTCCTGCCGCTGCTCCCAGTCCTGGGGCGACGGGGCCGTGAGGGCTCCCCATGACACCCATGGGGACCCCAGCCCCACTCGGCAGGGATGGACCCCGCAGTCCCCGGGAGCCGCGCAGGGAGTTGGCActcaccagctgcagcaggtcGTAGAGCTTCTCGCTGAGCACCCCAAAAACTTTCTCACTGGCAAAAGCCTGCAGAAACCCCTGCGTGAGCGAGGGGGGCACAGGCAGAGCCCCCCGCCCAGGGGCCGTGCCGgggcccccgccccgggcagaCTCACCTCTTTGTAGGCCTGGAGGTAGGACAGGACCTGGAGAAAGTGGTGCCGGGAGGTGGCATCCGACGGCACTTTgccaaagcagagcagagccgGCTGCGTCAGGTTCACCATCAGCCTGCGAGCGGGTAGGGTGGGGGTGCGTGGGACCGTCGCTCTGCGGGGAGCCCCTGCGGGGACACCCCCAGCCCCAACCCTGCCTCCCGGTACCTGACGACAGCATCGAAGAGCACCGAGTCCTGCGCGTACTGGACCAGGATGGGCAGGAGATCGTTCTGCAGGATCTGAGCCGCCCCCAGCTGCTGCCGGACGTCCCGGGTCTCGTCCTCATGGCGCAGGTACCGGATCAGGTCCTTGACGCTctctgggggggggacacgggccCGTGAGCCCCTGCCGCCCCCGGCCcctgccgccccccgccgccccacCTACCCAGGCAGTCGGGCTCCCGGTGGTAGACGTCCCCTTCCAGGTAGCCCAGGGCACTGCAGGTGGCCAGCAGCTCGCAGTTCATCATGTACCAGTCCATGCAGCGCGGCGCCGCGCTGGGGACCGGGGGCCTTCTGCGAGACGGCCGTCAGTGCCGCCGccggctgcccccccccccgccccgttctGGGATCCCCCCGGTACCGGGACACCGGTCAGATTCAGGcgcccccccacacccccccgaTACCGGAGCGCCGGCCGGTCCCggtccccccgctccccgccccggtTCCCCCCCGGCCGGTCCCggtccccccgctccccgccccgccccggtTCCCCCCCGGCCGGTCCCgatccccccgctccccgccccggtTCCCCCCCGGCCGGTCCCggtccccccgctccccgccccgccccggtTCCCCCCCGGCCGGTCCCGGTCCCCTCGCTCCCCGCCCCGGTTCCCCCCCGGCCGGTCCCgatccccccgccccccgccccggttcCCCCCCGGCCGGTCCCggtccccccgccccccgccccgccccgggtcCCCCCCGGCCGGTCCCGGTCCCCTCGCTCCCCGCCCCGGTTCCCCCCCGGCCGGTCCCgatccccccgccccccgccccggttcCCCCCCGGCCGGTCCCggtccccccgctccccgccccgccccggtTCCCCCCCGGCCGGTCCCGGTCCCCCCCCTCACCTCGCGGCCCAGCGCGCGGGGCCCGGCGCGGGGGCGGTGTTACACAACCGCCCCAGTTCCCGCGGCGAgaggccccgccccgcccgcgggCTTCAAGCGGTAACTCCCACCGAGCGGATGCGGTGggccctccctccctctcttccacCGCCTACCACGGGCATGGACCGGCGGCGCGGTACCacgcagccccctcccctcgGGTACGGCACTTGCGCCGCCCCGCTGCAACCCACCGTAGTGTCGCGGGAACGCCCCCCCCCAAGGATCGCCCCGCGGTGAGGGAGTGCGTCCCTACGACATTGCCCTTTTAAGTGCGGGGGCCGGCTGGGACGCGGCCCCCTCCCCCGGGGCGGGGCCTCCCCTGCGGGCGCGGGAACGGGCGGCCCCTCCCGTCAGCCCCCGCGCGATGCCGGTCCCGGTGCCCCCGGTGTGTCCCGTCCCcgtcccgttcccccccccccccgccggtcCCGGCCACGGCCGCGAGCGGTTACCAAAATAAAAGAGCAGGTTTAATTCACCGAACACAGAACTCCCGCCgcagcggggcggggcggccccggcccggtaCGATCGGCCCCGGCCAGGCCCGGGTCCCGGATCCCGGCAgcggggccccgccgccgcccgccgcgccgcacacacacgcacgcaccACACGCACCGCGGCGGCCCCGTCACAGCAAAGCAgcgggcgggcgcgggggcCCGGGCCGGGCCTACAGGCCCTGCGTCTTCAGCTCCAGCGGCTCGGCCGGCGGCTCTGGCGGCAGCTCGGCGGCGGTGGCGACGGCGACGGCGGCGGCGGTGACGGTGACGGCGGGGGGCTCTCCCTTGAGGGCGGCCAGGCGCTCGGCCAGGCTGCGCGGCCGCGGGCACAGCGCGAACTCGTACAGCACCGCGCCCAGCGCCGCGCCCAGCAGCGGGCCCGCCCAGTACACCTGCGGGGGGGCGGCGtgggcaccggcaccggcacccccGGGCGGCGGGGcacccccgccccccacccctTGGGGGCCCGGCCACGGGGCACCCACCTCCCGGtgcggggtggggtggggggggtgtatggggggggtgaggggggggcgGCCGCGTCCCCCCGAGGTGTTGGGGGGCAGcagggtgagggggggggggctcgtCGCGCCCCGGGGTGCTGCTGTCACCGGGGTGGCTCCGGCGGCCGCCCCCCCTCGGCGGGGACACCGTGGCTGGGGCAGGATTGGGACAagcggggagggagcgggagggcctggggtgggatggggggtCCCCCCGCCCCACTTACCCAGTGGTTGGTGAAGTTGCGGGTGATGACGGCGGGGGCGAAGGAGCGTGCGGGGTTCATGCCGGCACCCGTGTAGTGGATCTGCGGGGAGGACGGGGCGGTGGGGGGAGGACAGGGCCGTGGGGTGCCGGCTGACTGCCCCCATggccccgggccccccccgccagcccccagGGTCACGGCAGGGGGGTCCCCGTGGCCGCCCTTACCCCGAAGAGGTGGCCGAGGGCGAGGGAGAAGCCGACGGGCAGCGCTGCCGAGTCCGGGCGCCCGTCGTGGCGGTCGTCGAAGCTGGCCAAGACGCAGAGGACGAACTGGGCGGTCAGGAGCAGCTCCACCACCGTGCCCTGGCCCGGACCCACGCCGGGGTGCAGCTGCGTGGGGAGGGGGTTCAGCACCCCGCCTGCCCCCGGCTGGCAGCCAGCACCCCACGAGCTggttccccccttccccagacACCCCAAAGCCCCCCCACTGCCCTggctctgtgtgtgtcccccctcGTGCTCCCAAGCACCTCCTGGCCCCAATTCCCCACCGACCCCCCCCATCATCCCCAGCCCCACCGTACCCCAAACCCCCGctcacccccaaacccctcccAGACCCTCAGCCCCCATTACTGCCCCACGTCACCCCAACGCCTCAAGCACCtcctgacacccccccccttGCTCCCCCTcagcaccccaaacccccaagcATCTCTGAACCCCCTCCATCCTCCATTACAGCCCCATGGTACCCCAACCCCTCAAGCGCCCCCaaacctcccccacccccctaCCCCGCTCACCGCGCTGAGGCCGAGGGTGCCGCGGACGGGGGCCGGCGTCACACCGTAGAGCACGCCGGCCCCGGCCAGGGCGCCCAGCAGCTGGGCCAGGAGGTAGCCCAGGGCTcggggcagggagagctgcgAGGCCAGCAGGAAGGCCAAGGTGATGGCCGGGTTGATGTGGCCCCCGCTGACGTGGCCCAGCACCTGCACCAGGGTGGCCTGAGCCAGCCCGAAGGCCAGGGCGGCCCCCACGACGCTGGGGGGGCCCGGGGCCCAGCGCAGGgaagcccccagccccagcagggcGTAGAGGAGGCTGCCCAGGAACTCGGCCAGGACGGCCCTCCAGAAGGAGGACGAGCGCAACTCCCGCATGGCCTGGCCCCGCTGCCCTCcacggccccgctcccctccccgggggcCACTGGTGCCCACCTTTATAAGCCCCCCCCGGGCCGGCCCCGGGGGTGGGATCCCACCATTGCCACCCCCCCACCGTTAACCGCTTCGCTGCTTGGGGCGGGGGACGGGTGACGTGCGGtgagggacccccccccccaggggcaGCCCTGCACCCCCGGGACagtggggacccccccagagTTGTGCCCCCTCATCCCCGGGGCTGCCTCCTTGCCTCGGGGGGGGCTCTGACCCATAGGTGCCctctgtggggtttgggggacACCACCGTGCttgggggctgggggcagcgcTGAGACACACCCCCCCATGTTTTGGGGGGCACTTTGGGGGGGGACCCTGCTGGGAGCCAGCCTCTCCCAGCCcaacacggggggggggggacactaGGTGCCCCCCCATACCACCCCTGCTGGGGGCCGCgggggctccccccgccccagccctgTTGTCTGCGGGAGGGTTATTCAGCCCGGCTTAGCGGGCGCTAATTCCCCGGCCGGGGGGATTAGGGCCAGGCCTGGCCATTGGCGCCCGCCGAAATCTGCCGGGGCTGCAGAGGCCGCGACAAAGGGCTTTGCTGCGCTCAGCACCGTGGCACGGGACGGGGTGGAtgggggggtcccggcccccACCCTCACCACGGGGCCGCTGGGAGGGGGCACCCgcctgggggagctggggggggggcacggccccGAGGGGGGCACGGGGGAGGACCCTGGTGTCGGGATGCCCTTGTGCCCCGAGGGTGCAGGATGGGGGTCCTGCAGCCACCGAGCCCCCCCATCCCTCACAGCAACACTGCACCCAGCTCCGACCCAAAGCCACCTTTAATCCTCCTAGGGCGGTTGTGGGGGGCTGGAACCATCAGTGcacggcccccccagcccccccatcctgccaggggggCACCGTGCCCTCGGTGCCCCAAggagggttgggggggggaccCGGTGCCCCCTCCCGCGGGCTGGGTTGGAGCAGGGGGCCGGGTGGCTCAGGCTGTGCCCTGGCCCTGCTCGGCCGGGGtggccggggggctgcgggcagatGGCGAGGAGGGGGCCGGGCTGGTGGTCTCCACCAGCGCCACGTCCCGGCAGGACAGGCAGGCGCCCAGCTTCTCCCGGGAGGCGCCGGGGGCGAAGATGAACTCGTAGGAGAGCCCGGCCAGCACCGCGCCCAGCACCGGCCCCAGCCAGTAcacctggggtgggggggacacggcaTCAGGGgtgccctggggacagggggaTGTAGGGACGGGGGCTGCTGGGCACTGccccggggatgggggggaccccacactggcAACGGGGACTGACTGGAGGAacctgccctgggcaggaggagccgTGGGGGGATCACATGTTGGGGATGGGGGGCACTGGAGGGGGCCTGTCCCAAGGATGGGGACTTGAGGGGACCCATCCCTGTGATGGAGGGACCAGGAGGACCCAGTCGGGGGATGCAGCCAAGGGTGACCTGTCCCCGGGGGCACCGGGGGACTCAGCCAAATGAAGGGAAGAGCCAGGGACCCCTGTCCTGGGGTGGAGAAGGGACCAGGGGGGGTCCCACACCACAGCTGGGGGCACCCATCCCCACactggggtccctgggggggggatCCAGGGGTGCCACCGACTCACCCAGTGGTCGTCCCAGATGCCGGTGACGATGGCTGGTCCCATCGAGCGCGCTGGGTTCATGCTGCCTCCTGAGAATGGCCCCTGCGGGAGAGAGGGGTCAGGgctggccggggagggggccagcagccccggggtgggggcaggcaggggtccTTACCGCAGCCAGGGCGCCGGCGGCCACGGCACTGCCCAGGGCCAATCCGCCCTGGGGGGTCGCCCGGTCTGTGGCAGCGAAGGCGGCCAGCGCCAGCTGGAAGGTGGCGAAGGTCTCCCAGGCCAGGGCCTGCCCCGCTGTCCCTGCCGCGCTCACCTGCCATGATGGCCCGGCCTCAGCACCCCGCTGCCAGGAcagggccggggctggggctggggacactcACCCTGGTGACGAGGCTGGCGTCGTCCGGCAGCGCCAGGCGGGCAGCGGTGGAGGCCAGCACCGCCCCGGCACACTGGGCCAGGAGCCCGGCGGCCCCACGCAGGGCACCCA
Above is a window of Balearica regulorum gibbericeps isolate bBalReg1 chromosome 29, bBalReg1.pri, whole genome shotgun sequence DNA encoding:
- the MIP gene encoding lens fiber major intrinsic protein, producing the protein MRELRSSSFWRAVLAEFLGSLLYALLGLGASLRWAPGPPSVVGAALAFGLAQATLVQVLGHVSGGHINPAITLAFLLASQLSLPRALGYLLAQLLGALAGAGVLYGVTPAPVRGTLGLSALHPGVGPGQGTVVELLLTAQFVLCVLASFDDRHDGRPDSAALPVGFSLALGHLFGIHYTGAGMNPARSFAPAVITRNFTNHWVYWAGPLLGAALGAVLYEFALCPRPRSLAERLAALKGEPPAVTVTAAAVAVATAAELPPEPPAEPLELKTQGL
- the TIMELESS gene encoding protein timeless homolog isoform X2, which gives rise to MDWYMMNCELLATCSALGYLEGDVYHREPDCLESVKDLIRYLRHEDETRDVRQQLGAAQILQNDLLPILVQYAQDSVLFDAVVRLMVNLTQPALLCFGKVPSDATSRHHFLQVLSYLQAYKEAFASEKVFGVLSEKLYDLLQLDWEQRQEEDTLLIERILLLVRNVLHVPPDPAEDQGVDGDASVHDRVLWALHISGMDDLLKFLASAQAEQQWALHVLEIISLMFRDQSPEELAALGQGQVAAEHGEDTRELETLRQRELAERRARALQRPSRHSRFGGSYVLQGLKAIGDRDVVFHKGLHNLKSYSHDLGKEMRRVPRRRQAAPEAEPPRRSARNVRLFLRRFCQDFLEGCYNRLMLLVKDQLVREKAQQHDETYYLWATAFFMAFNRCRGFRPELVSETVGVRAFHFIEQNLTNYYEMALMDKKEAATWARRMHLALKAYQELLRTVQEMDRSPEQAVRDSSQVIKSNIFYLMEYRELFLALFRKFDETKQPRSFLRDLVETAHLFLRMLERFCRSRAGLVVQSKRVRRRKKPRAPAALAPPPPSATALEELWAGLAPQLQACLQGELPLPEDVVPFDAASETPVEEQRAEALLRIQGCLRDAQAPQALQLLRSARDVWPEGDVFGPPDAGPPEETRLLREILFAPLPRPAPPEAEEPEEEEEEDEEEEEETVQVSEKEFNFLDYLKRFACAPVVRALVLLLRGYARNSPRTNHCAARLLHRLARDLHMEPLLFQLSLFALFHRLLNDPAAGAHQELVALAKFILGKFFALAATNKKAFVELLFWKSPAAVREMTEGYGSLCQGEGAGRSRVPPWTPQEEQELRELYWKYKEVEGEDVIAAILAHLPAPGRTRRQVVKQLVRLGLASSAKDFPRERKGTRLVLWTQEQEEELTRLFEEFQGSEDVLGNIMKHLTARRSRARVVEKLLGLGLVSERKELYKKRRRKSWGPGPGAAGAPAPLAQDSSAEDGDSSEEEEDDEEEGPMEEHWAPEEGAGQGLAHCLHQEGLAGPLRWLENCLRRTAGDREEDGVSHPVPLVPLSEENEDAMEDRRFRTLLRQLGLRPPANEQESFWRIPATLTPQQLRRLAASIAHHGPDPPGSSQVPPEPPRCPQDSVPEQPAAGLGSDSESEEPVPGPSPVQPGTKRRRELDSEEEEDDSSSGTEPAPAAPRSEEEEDDEDPQPLGRRKRVRRVEEEEEEEEG
- the LOC142598627 gene encoding aquaporin-4-like, whose protein sequence is MAIGEELRSGCFWQGVLAEASATFIFVGVVLGASAAPGPVAPALAGGLVAGALACTLGAPQANPALTLALLCTRKLGALRGAAGLLAQCAGAVLASTAARLALPDDASLVTRVSAAGTAGQALAWETFATFQLALAAFAATDRATPQGGLALGSAVAAGALAAGPFSGGSMNPARSMGPAIVTGIWDDHWVYWLGPVLGAVLAGLSYEFIFAPGASREKLGACLSCRDVALVETTSPAPSSPSARSPPATPAEQGQGTA